The genomic window GCGGTGATGGCGCTGTTCGCGGAGAACAAGACGGTGTTGATCGTCGGCACGGTGCTCGCCGGCCTGTTCCTCGGCGTGAACAACACCCTCATCACCGAGGCCGTGATGATCTCCGCGCCGGTGGAGCGTTCCACCGCGTCGGCCGCCTACAGCTTCGTTCGGTTCGCGGGCGGCGCCGCCGCGCCGTGGTTGGCGGGCAAGCTCGGCGAGCACAGCATCGCGCTGCCGTTCTGGGTGGGCGCCGCGTGCACCGCGGCCGCCGTGCTGGTGCTCGTCGTCGGACGCGCCGCGCTCGCCCACATCGACGAGCACGATCCCGCGCCGCACTCGATCGAAGAGGCGCAGGCGATCACCGTCGGCGACTGAGATTTCGGCGTCGAACGGGCCCCTGCGGCGGGGCCCGTTCGGCCTGCGGAACATGTCACCCGTTCGGCGTACCGTCGAGAGGTATGACCGAAGAGCAGCGAGGCCGCGTCAAGGTCGCGACCAGCCAGAAGCGAGTCCGGGCTTATCTCGGCGGGCACCTGGTGGCCGATACGGACCGCCCGGTGCTGGTATGGGAGATCCCCTACTACCCGACCTACTACATTCCCGTCGCCGACGTGCACGCCAAACTCGAGCCGAACGGCGAGACCACCCACTCCCCCAGCCGTGGCGAGGCCACGATCTACGACGTGATCGTCGACGGCGTCACCGCGCCGGGCGGTGCGCTGCGCTACCACGATTCCCCGCTACCGGAACTGAACGAGCTGGTCCGGCTGGACTGGGACGCCATGGGCGAGTGGTTCGAGGAGGACGAGCCGGTGTACGTCCACCCGCGCGACCCGTATTCGCGCGTCGACATCCTCGCCAGCTCCCGGCACATCCGGGTCGAGATCGGCGGCGTCGTCGTCGCGGACTCCCACAGCCCGCGCATCCTCTTCGAAACCGGCCTTCCCGCACGCTATTACCTCCCTCTCACCGACGTGCGCTTGGACCTCCTGCAGCCCTCCGACACCCACTCCCGCTGCCCCTACAAGGGCACCGCCGACTACTGGACCGTCCGCATCGGCGACAAGGAATACCCCGACATCGCCTGGATCTACCGCACGCCGCTCCCCGAGAGCCAGAAGATCGCGGGCCTGGCCTGCTTCTACAACGAGAAGGTGGACGTCTGGATCGACGGCGTCCTCGAAGAACGCCCCCGCTCCCCCTTCAGCTGAACTCGGCGACGTGGTTGACTTCGGTCCATGCTGGTCGGTACGCACGAGGTCGAGGTTTTCGAAAATGCCAGGGCGCGTTTGGAAGCGATCGCGTACCGCCTGCTGGGTTCGGCGAGCGACGCCGAGGACGCGGTGCAGGATACGTTTCTGCGCTGGCAGGTCGCCGACCGCGAATTCGTCGAGACGCCGGACGCGTGGCTGACGAAGGTGCTCACCAACATCTGCCTCAACCGGCTCACCTCCGCGCGGGCGAAGCGGGAGACCTACGTGGGCCAGTGGCTACCCGAACCGGTCTTCGCCTCGGACCGCATGCTCGGGCCTGCCGACACCGTCGAGCAGCGGGAATCGGTCTCGATCGCGATGCTCACGCTGATGGAGCGACTGTCGGCCAAGGAACGCGTGGTGTACGTGCTGCGCGAGGCGTTCGGGTACTCGCACGGCGAGATCGCCGAGGTACTCGACCTGTCCGAGTCGAACTGTCAGCAGATCTACCGACGGGCCAAGCAACATGTGGCCACCGACCGGACTCGCGTTGCGGTCGACGAGGCCGCCGCCCGCAAGATCGTCGAGGAGTTCCTCGCCGCGGCACTGAGCGGCAACACCGACTCGCTGGTACGGCTGCTGACCGACGACACCATCAGCGTCGGCGATGGCGGCGGCGTTGTCGTGTCGCTGCCGGAGCCGATCACGGGCGCACTGCGGGTCGCGCGATTCCTGCGCCGCCTTTTCGAACCCTCCGCCGACAAGTGGGCGATGATCGGCGGTCGTGCCGACATGTTCGCCGCGCTGGTCAATGGCGTGCCCGCGGTGGTGATCGTGGTCGGCGATCGGGTCGTCGGCGTGATCGCCCTCGAGGTGACCACCGAGGGGATCGCGGCCATTCACACCCAGGGCAACCCGGCCAAGCTCGAACGCGCCACACGCCACTGGGTCGCCTCCGAGCACGGGGAACCCCTCGTCGAGAATTGGTGAGCTAGATCACATCTCACTTCTGTCAGGGTTCGGGCCGCTGTCCGGTTCAGGTAGCGAACACCACCCAGACAGGAGTGAGATCATGACCCACCGCATCGTCGTTCTCGGGGCCGGATACGCCGGAGCCACGCCGCCGGTCGCCTTGCCAAGCGACTGCACCCCGCCGACACCGAGATCACCCTCGTCAACGCCGATCCGGAGTTCGTCGAGCGGGTCAGGATGCATCAGCTGGCGACCGGTCAGGACCTGAAGCGCCGCCTGCTGACCGACGTTTTCGCCGGCACGGGCGTGCGAGTTCGGCTGGCGCGGGTGACCGCCGTCGACGCCGAACGCAAGATCGTCGATGTCGTCGACGCCGACGGCCCGAGCGAGATCGCCTACGACACCCTCGTCTACGCCCTCGGCAGCGCCGTCAACGACTTCGGCGTTCCCGGCGTGGCCGAGCACGCCTACGACCTGGCGGGCAAGCAGTCCGCGCAGCGGCTGCGGGACCGCCTGGCCGAGCTCGCCGCCGGCGCGTCCGTGCTGGTCGTCGGCGGTGGCCTCACCGGCATCGAAGCGGTCACCGAGATCGCCGAAGCCCGCCCGGACCTCGAGGTCGCACTCGCGGCCCGCGGCGTCCTCGGCGACTGGCTGAGCGAGAAGGCCCAGCGGCACCTGCGCAAGGCCTTCGACCGGCTCGGCATCACCGTGCACGAGCACACCGACATCGCGGGCGTTCAGGCGACCGGCGCGCGCACCGCCGACGGCCGCACGATCCCGGCCCAGGTCACGGTGTGGACGGCCGGTTTCGCCGTGCATCCCCTCGCCGCGGCCACGACCCTGCGGGTTTCCGAGACCGGGCAGATCGTCGTCGACGACACGATGCGGTCGGTCTCGCACCCCGACGTATACGCCATCGGCGACGCCGCATTCGCGCCCGGGGCGAGCGGCGATCCGCTGCGCATGTCCTGCGCCTCGGGAGTCCCGACGGCCTACCAGGCGGCCGACGCCATCGCCGCACGTCTCACCGGCCGCGAGGTCCCCCGCAACTCGATCGGCTACACCGGTCAGTGCATCAGCCTCGGCCGCCGCGACGCCATCGTGCAGTGGGTCACCCCCGACGATCAGCCCAAGCCGTCCGCCCTCACCGGCACAGCGGCCGCACGCCTCAAGGAACTGATCTGCAAGTCCGCGGCCTGGAGCATCTCGCATCCGACGTCGATGCTCCCGTCGCGCCGCCGCCGCATCACCGGGGCTCCGAAGACCACCGTGACCACCGCGTGATCTTCGATCGGCATACCGAACTGGACGAGTTCCTCCGATCGCGGCGCGCCAGGCTCCGCCCGGAGGAATTCGGCCTGACCTCCCACAGACGGCAGCGCCGGACACGGCGCGCCCGTCTGCCCCTGCTACTGCCCAAGCTGTACTGATCGAGGAACTGTCGGCCGCAAGCCAAGAGTGCCGCGAGATCTGGGCCGAGCACGACATCATGGCCCCGGCGCACGGTAGCCACCGATACCGGCATCCGCTGGTCGGCGAGATCGAATCGACCTACGAAACGCCCCGGCTGCCACACCATCCCGACCTTTTCCTGGTCGTCCACAGCGCGGTGGAGGGATCTCCCGCCGAGAAAGCACTCGCATTTTGAGGCAGTCCTCGGGCTGGGGTCCGTGCGCCGCGAGGTCGAGGACTCCCTGCGGTGGCTGAGGGCCGACCACATCGCCTGTATCAGATGCACTATCCCGACACCGGCGAATCGCTGGAGTAGGCCGGCGGCGGCTTCGGCGCCGTGTCGCCCAACGCCACCCCGCTGGTGCCGTTCTCGGCGACCAACCGGTCGTCCGCCGCTGAGTTCGCCTGGGCGCGCATGAGACCGGTGTGATCGTGTACTCGCCACTGCAATCCGGCCTGCTCGCCGGAAAGTTCGTCCGCTGAGCGTGTGGCCGGTCTGCCCACCGAGGATCGGTGCAAGGGCCCACCACTACTTCACGACCGACCCGACCGCCAATCTGCGGCCCGCCGAGGCACTGCGGCCGATCGCGCAACGCCATGAGCGCACCGTGGCCGAGGTGGCTATCGCCTGAGCGCTCGCTTGGCCCGGCGTCTCCGGGGCGATCGTGGGCGCGCGCAAGGCTGCCCAGGTGGACGGCTGGATCGGCGCGGGAGCCTTCGAGCTGACCCCTGCCGACATCGGGGAGATCGCCACCGCCATCACCGGTTCGGCGCGGGCAGCGTTCCCGTTCGCGTCGTGTCGGCCTGAACCCCTTCGTCGCAGGCATTTCGACGCGCCGCATCAACCGCTTCGCAGCGGGAGCGGGTGGCGCGGGCGGAGCTGAGACGGTTCAGCCCGGACGTCCAGCGGGCCGAGGAACCCAGTGGTTCCTCGGCCCAGGACTTCGGATCGTCATGCGGTCTTACGGGTGGCGCGTCCGCCCTTCGACAGCTGCACCGGAAGTTTCACGTAGCGGCTCAGTTTGGCGGCCACCGGCGGGGTGCCGCTGACCTGCTCCTTGTAGACGACCGCGGCTTTGCCCTTCAGGTACCACCGATTCGGGGTGTCGTCGGCGTTGGTGAACTGGATGACCGCGTCCTTGCGGCCCAGGCTCACCGGCTGGTGGAAGTAGCCGAATCGCAAGGGCTTCACGGTCTTTCCGCGCACCAGCCGGGCGATGACCGCGGCGGTGTAGTCGGCGGTGACGACGCCGCTCTGGCAGGTGCCGTGCAGCTGTCCCCAGGCCTGCCGCACCAGGGCGGCGTCGCCGATGGCGTGGATCTCCGGGTGCGACACCGAGCGCAGGGTGGGGTCGGTGATGATGAGACCCTTTGCGTCGGTGGCGATTCCGGCCTGGGCGGCGAGCGGCGATACGCGCACGCCGGTGGTCCACAGGATCAGGTCCGAGGCGACGAGTTCGCCGGTGTCCAACCGCACGGCGTCGGGCAGCACCTTGGTGACCTTCACCCCGACCGTGCGCACAACACCGAGCCGGTCCAGGACACGGTTCAGATAGGCGCGAGCCTTCTCGCCCATCATGGAGCCGGGTTCGGCGGCGCTGACGAGCTCGACGGTCAGACCTGGATGCGCCTCGGCGATTTCGGCGGCTGCCTCGATCCCGGTGAGCCCGCCACCGCAGACGGTGACCGTGCCGCCCGCGGCGGCGATCTCGGGCAGCCGCCGCGAGAAGTGGTGCGCCAGAAGGGGATCGTTCAGTGTCCAGGCGTGTTCCGCCGCGCCCGGAACGGTGCTCGTGTCGGTGGTGCTGCCGAGTGCGTAGACCAGCCGGTCGTAGTGCAGGACCGCGCCGTCGTCGAGGGTGACGGCGCGGGCGGCGGTATCGATCGCCGTGGCGGCGGCCCGGTGGAATTCCACCCCGGTGCCCGCGAGCAGCTCCGGGATCTGGAAGTCGGTCAGTTCCTGACCCGCGGCGACCTGGTGCATCCGCAGCCGCTCGACGAAGCGCGGCGAGGGGTTCACCAGGGTGATGCGGGTGTTCAGCTTGCGGGTGTAGCGGGCCAGCCGAGCCGTGGCGATCAGGCCGGTGTAGCCGGCGCCGAGGACAACGATCTCGTGGGTGTTGTTGGTGCTCATCGCGTGCTCCCTGCGGGGCTCGTTCGTTGGGGTCGGCTATGGGACAAGGCAGCCCCGAAGAACGTGACGATCCGCCGCTGTGATTCGCGCCACAGGCAGATCACCGCCCGGCAGGTGTAGCCTCTTTCATTGAATGAACGTTTAGTCAATCAGGTGGGTCACATGGGCAGCAGGCGAGAGCAGGCCGAATGGCGACGCGAGCGGTTGCTGGACGCGGCATTGGACGCGTTCGCCGCGAAAGGAATCGATGGGACCTCGGTCAAGGACATCGCGGCCGCGGCGGAGGTGACACCGGGCCTGCTGTATCACTACTTCGCGAGCAAGCAGGATCTGGTGATCGCCTTGCTGCGAGAACGGGGTTTCTCGCAGCAGTTGCGCGAATCGCTGGCGCAGGCGGGAGGGCGTTCGGCGGTCGAGGTCGTTCCGCAGGTGATGCGGAAGTTCGACACCCTGCTCGCCGATAACGCCAAGCTGGTCGCACTGTTCCTCGCCGCCGGTCGTTCACATCAGCCGGTGCGGACCGCGTTCGCGGAGTTCCTCACCGAGGGACAGTCGGCGCTGGCGGAATATCTGCGTTCACGAGTCGAGGCCGGCGAATTGCGCGCACACGATCCGCGCACGATCGCCACCGCTCTGTTCGCACCTCTTGCCGTCGCGCACAGCTCCGGCCTCGTCATCGACGTCGAAGAACTGGCCGGCCTCGTGCTGCACGGGCTTGTTCGATCCGATGCCGATACGCCCACGGAAGGGAACGAAGACAATGCAGGTTCGTGAATTGCGCGTGCAGTGCTGTGTCGTCGGCGGCGGACCTGCCGGGTTGATGCTCGGCACCCTGCTCGCTCGGCAAGGGGTCGAGGTCGCGGTGCTGGAGAAGCACGCCGACTTCCTCCGGGATTTCCGCGGCGACACGATCCACCCCTCGACGCAGGAACTCATCCACGAACTGGGCTGGCTCGAGGAGTTCCACCGGCTTCCGCACACCAAGATGGACCGGGTCACCGTCGCGGTCGGCGGCACTCCGGTGACGTTCGCCGACTTCCGGAAACTGCCGGTTCGCAGTCCCTACATCGCCTTCATGCCGCAGTGGGAGTTCCTCGACTTCCTGGCGACCAAGGCCGCGGGCTTCCCCGGTTTCACACTGTTGCGGCGCACCGAAGCCAGCGATCTGCTCATCGACGAGGGTCGCGTCGTCGGCGTCCGGGCGAACACGGAGACCGAGATCATCGAGATCCGCGCCGACCTCGTCGTCGCCGCGGATGGCCGGCACTCGCGCCTGCGCGACCGAGCGGGCCTGCGCGCCGTCGCGGGTTCACCGCCCATGGACGTGCTGTGGTTCCGGTTGTCCCGCAGAGCCACCGATCACGTGGAATTCTTCCAAGGCGGCAAAGGAGCATTGGTCGCCATCGACCGGGGCGACTACTGGCAGATCGCCTACACCATTCCCACGAATACCTACCCCGAACTCCGGGCGCTCGGAATCGGCGAGTTGCGGCACCGAATCAGCGCACTCGCGCCCGCGTTGGCGGACCGGGTAGACGAACTCGGCACCTGGGACGATGTCCATCAACTCACCGTCCGGGTCGACCGACTCGACACCTGGCACCGCCCCGGCCTGCTGTGCATCGGCGACGCGGCACACGCCATGTCCCCAGCAGGCGGGGTCGGAATCAACCTGGCCATCCAGGACGCGGTCGCGACCGCGAACATCCTCGGCCCGAAACTACTGGGCCACAGCCTGTCCGACGACGATCTCGCCGGCGTCCAAGCTCGCCGCGAGCTACCGGTGAAACTCACCCAACTGTTCCAGCTGGCCATCCTTCGCGACCTCTACCCCAAGAGTCTCGGCGACGACACCACAGCCCATGTGCCCCCGATCTTCCGAGTGTTCCGAGCACTACCGATTCTGCGCCGCGCCACCGGACGATTCATCGGACTCGGCATCCGTCCCGAACATATCGCCGACAAAGTGGAGCCGTGATGGAGTCGGTGCTGGAGGAGATCCGACGGTTTCTTCCGCTCGGTATCACCGCCGTTGAAGCAGATACTGATGGTATTTGCCTTCAGGGGGATCGTTGGCGACTGCGCATCAATACGAGCTGGCGGGTGACCGAAGGCGCCGAGATCATCGTTTCACCGGGTCTTGCGAGGGAGGGATCGTCACACTACGGCCTGGAAGATCTCATAGGCGATGAAGTGGTCGACGTCGGTCTCCAAGGCGTTCGATTCGCACGGGACTTGTACGTGGTAACCCGCGAAGGACGAATCCTAAAAATCTTCAGCGACTTCCCATACGGTGAGTGGCTCTTATCGGTCTCGCGTCTGGGTGATGAACGGAGAATCCCGATCTTCGATCTCGAAGGCCCGGTTTCCGACGTTACCTAGACGTCGCGCCGGCGATGCCGAGCCCGAACAAGTCGCAGGCGCGTCGAACGTCACCACCGGTGGCGTGCGGCTCGTCGAGGAAATTCACACCGCGATCACCGCGGGCTGGGTTGGGTTGCGGCGGTAGTGGCCTGGGGCCTGGCCGTATTCGCGTTTGAAGGCCTTGGCGAAGGCGAATTCGGAGGTGTAGCCGACTTTTCGG from Nocardia bhagyanarayanae includes these protein-coding regions:
- a CDS encoding DUF427 domain-containing protein, with amino-acid sequence MTEEQRGRVKVATSQKRVRAYLGGHLVADTDRPVLVWEIPYYPTYYIPVADVHAKLEPNGETTHSPSRGEATIYDVIVDGVTAPGGALRYHDSPLPELNELVRLDWDAMGEWFEEDEPVYVHPRDPYSRVDILASSRHIRVEIGGVVVADSHSPRILFETGLPARYYLPLTDVRLDLLQPSDTHSRCPYKGTADYWTVRIGDKEYPDIAWIYRTPLPESQKIAGLACFYNEKVDVWIDGVLEERPRSPFS
- a CDS encoding TetR/AcrR family transcriptional regulator, with product MGSRREQAEWRRERLLDAALDAFAAKGIDGTSVKDIAAAAEVTPGLLYHYFASKQDLVIALLRERGFSQQLRESLAQAGGRSAVEVVPQVMRKFDTLLADNAKLVALFLAAGRSHQPVRTAFAEFLTEGQSALAEYLRSRVEAGELRAHDPRTIATALFAPLAVAHSSGLVIDVEELAGLVLHGLVRSDADTPTEGNEDNAGS
- a CDS encoding NAD(P)/FAD-dependent oxidoreductase, yielding MTLVNADPEFVERVRMHQLATGQDLKRRLLTDVFAGTGVRVRLARVTAVDAERKIVDVVDADGPSEIAYDTLVYALGSAVNDFGVPGVAEHAYDLAGKQSAQRLRDRLAELAAGASVLVVGGGLTGIEAVTEIAEARPDLEVALAARGVLGDWLSEKAQRHLRKAFDRLGITVHEHTDIAGVQATGARTADGRTIPAQVTVWTAGFAVHPLAAATTLRVSETGQIVVDDTMRSVSHPDVYAIGDAAFAPGASGDPLRMSCASGVPTAYQAADAIAARLTGREVPRNSIGYTGQCISLGRRDAIVQWVTPDDQPKPSALTGTAAARLKELICKSAAWSISHPTSMLPSRRRRITGAPKTTVTTA
- a CDS encoding NAD(P)/FAD-dependent oxidoreductase, producing MSTNNTHEIVVLGAGYTGLIATARLARYTRKLNTRITLVNPSPRFVERLRMHQVAAGQELTDFQIPELLAGTGVEFHRAAATAIDTAARAVTLDDGAVLHYDRLVYALGSTTDTSTVPGAAEHAWTLNDPLLAHHFSRRLPEIAAAGGTVTVCGGGLTGIEAAAEIAEAHPGLTVELVSAAEPGSMMGEKARAYLNRVLDRLGVVRTVGVKVTKVLPDAVRLDTGELVASDLILWTTGVRVSPLAAQAGIATDAKGLIITDPTLRSVSHPEIHAIGDAALVRQAWGQLHGTCQSGVVTADYTAAVIARLVRGKTVKPLRFGYFHQPVSLGRKDAVIQFTNADDTPNRWYLKGKAAVVYKEQVSGTPPVAAKLSRYVKLPVQLSKGGRATRKTA
- the sigJ gene encoding RNA polymerase sigma factor SigJ; translation: MLVGTHEVEVFENARARLEAIAYRLLGSASDAEDAVQDTFLRWQVADREFVETPDAWLTKVLTNICLNRLTSARAKRETYVGQWLPEPVFASDRMLGPADTVEQRESVSIAMLTLMERLSAKERVVYVLREAFGYSHGEIAEVLDLSESNCQQIYRRAKQHVATDRTRVAVDEAAARKIVEEFLAAALSGNTDSLVRLLTDDTISVGDGGGVVVSLPEPITGALRVARFLRRLFEPSADKWAMIGGRADMFAALVNGVPAVVIVVGDRVVGVIALEVTTEGIAAIHTQGNPAKLERATRHWVASEHGEPLVENW
- a CDS encoding FAD-dependent oxidoreductase, with protein sequence MQVRELRVQCCVVGGGPAGLMLGTLLARQGVEVAVLEKHADFLRDFRGDTIHPSTQELIHELGWLEEFHRLPHTKMDRVTVAVGGTPVTFADFRKLPVRSPYIAFMPQWEFLDFLATKAAGFPGFTLLRRTEASDLLIDEGRVVGVRANTETEIIEIRADLVVAADGRHSRLRDRAGLRAVAGSPPMDVLWFRLSRRATDHVEFFQGGKGALVAIDRGDYWQIAYTIPTNTYPELRALGIGELRHRISALAPALADRVDELGTWDDVHQLTVRVDRLDTWHRPGLLCIGDAAHAMSPAGGVGINLAIQDAVATANILGPKLLGHSLSDDDLAGVQARRELPVKLTQLFQLAILRDLYPKSLGDDTTAHVPPIFRVFRALPILRRATGRFIGLGIRPEHIADKVEP